The following coding sequences are from one Shewanella violacea DSS12 window:
- the ispF gene encoding 2-C-methyl-D-erythritol 2,4-cyclodiphosphate synthase, with protein sequence MNIRIGHGFDVHKFGGDAPLLLGGVHVPYELGLIAHSDGDVVLHAISDAILGSVALGDIGKHFPDTDEEFKGADSRHLLRHCYKLARDKGFELGNLDVTIIAQVPKMAPHIEAIREVLSQDLESNIDKINVKATTTEKLGFTGRKEGIAVEAVVLVTKIVV encoded by the coding sequence ATGAATATACGCATAGGCCATGGTTTTGACGTACATAAATTTGGTGGTGATGCCCCATTATTGTTAGGTGGTGTGCATGTCCCCTACGAGTTAGGCTTAATTGCACACTCAGATGGCGATGTTGTGTTACACGCAATATCCGATGCTATCTTAGGCTCAGTCGCCTTAGGGGATATCGGCAAACACTTTCCCGATACCGATGAAGAATTCAAGGGAGCCGACAGTCGTCATCTTTTGCGCCATTGCTACAAGTTGGCAAGGGATAAAGGCTTCGAGCTTGGCAATTTGGATGTCACCATCATAGCTCAAGTACCCAAAATGGCGCCTCATATAGAAGCCATACGTGAAGTGCTAAGCCAAGACTTAGAGAGCAACATAGACAAGATCAATGTTAAGGCGACCACGACCGAGAAGCTAGGTTTTACAGGTCGTAAAGAAGGCATTGCCGTCGAAGCCGTCGTATTGGTAACTAAGATAGTCGTATAA
- the ispD gene encoding 2-C-methyl-D-erythritol 4-phosphate cytidylyltransferase: MNDSQQKIVAIVPAAGIGSRMGADVPKQYLKIAGQSILSLTLQVLLTHPRIDRVILALHPQDSYFSSLPEAKHPKLLTVVGGEERANSVLSCLNRVDEDCWAMVHDAARPCLAHSDIDKLIDSRVLFPQGAILASPVRDTMKRGDKQGRIEQTVCREQLWHALTPQLFPVMSLRENLSKSLKVKANITDEASAMEWAGIAPGLVTGRADNIKITHPDDLRLAELFLSQGE, translated from the coding sequence ATGAATGATTCCCAACAAAAGATTGTCGCCATAGTCCCTGCTGCCGGTATAGGCAGCCGTATGGGAGCCGACGTACCTAAGCAGTACCTCAAAATAGCCGGCCAGTCTATTTTATCTTTAACCTTACAAGTTCTCCTCACTCATCCCAGAATCGACCGTGTGATCTTAGCGCTTCACCCACAAGACAGCTATTTCTCCTCTCTGCCTGAGGCCAAACACCCAAAATTGCTGACTGTAGTCGGTGGTGAAGAGCGTGCTAATTCAGTGCTATCTTGCTTGAATCGAGTCGATGAAGATTGTTGGGCTATGGTACATGATGCGGCTCGTCCCTGTTTAGCTCACAGTGATATCGATAAGCTTATCGACTCGCGAGTCTTATTTCCCCAGGGAGCCATCTTGGCTTCACCGGTTCGGGATACCATGAAAAGAGGGGATAAACAGGGAAGAATTGAACAGACAGTATGCCGTGAACAGCTATGGCATGCCCTCACTCCCCAATTGTTTCCTGTGATGTCCCTTAGGGAAAATTTATCCAAATCCTTAAAGGTAAAGGCGAACATTACCGATGAAGCTTCTGCCATGGAATGGGCCGGAATCGCACCGGGCCTAGTGACTGGTAGAGCCGATAATATTAAGATCACCCATCCGGATGATCTCCGATTGGCTGAACTTTTTTTAAGTCAGGGCGAATAG
- the ftsB gene encoding cell division protein FtsB: protein MKRFLFVLIALLGVLQYQLWYGVNSLPGSVLLRDQIAVQQEGNAKLVARNQVLREEIIDLRSGTEALEERARNELGMVKKGETFFRVVGGSPKPAN, encoded by the coding sequence ATGAAACGTTTCCTATTTGTATTGATCGCTTTGTTAGGCGTACTCCAGTACCAGTTATGGTATGGCGTAAATAGTCTACCTGGATCGGTTCTACTTCGTGATCAGATAGCGGTTCAGCAAGAAGGCAATGCTAAGTTGGTCGCACGTAATCAAGTGTTACGTGAAGAGATAATCGATCTTCGTAGTGGCACCGAAGCATTAGAAGAGCGTGCCCGAAATGAACTGGGTATGGTAAAAAAGGGTGAAACATTTTTTCGTGTCGTGGGTGGCAGTCCAAAACCTGCGAACTGA
- the eno gene encoding phosphopyruvate hydratase: protein MAKIIKVIGREIMDSRGNPTVEAEVHLEGGFHGMAAAPSGASTGSREALELRDGDKSRYMGKGVLKAVANINGPIRDALLGKDATAQADLDQIMIDVDGTENKDKLGANAILAVSLAAAKAAAAFKGVPLYAHIADLNGTPGQYTMPVPMMNIINGGEHADNNVDIQEFMVQPVGAKNFREALRMGAEIFHNLKKVLQDKGLNTAVGDEGGFAPDLASNAEALAVIKVAVEKAGYILGEDVTLALDCAASEFYKDGQYNLAGEGKVFNANGFSDFLKELTEQYPIASIEDGLDESDWDGWAYQTEILGDKIQLVGDDLFVTNTKILKRGIDNKIGNSILIKFNQIGTLTETLAAIRMAKEAGYTVVISHRSGETEDSTIADLAVGTCAGQIKTGSLSRSDRIAKYNQLLRIEEQLGEKAPYLGRSEIKGQ, encoded by the coding sequence ATGGCTAAAATTATTAAAGTCATTGGTCGCGAAATCATGGATTCTCGTGGTAACCCAACTGTAGAAGCCGAAGTACATTTAGAAGGTGGCTTTCATGGTATGGCGGCAGCACCGTCAGGGGCATCTACAGGTAGTCGCGAAGCGTTAGAGCTACGTGATGGTGATAAGAGTCGTTACATGGGGAAGGGCGTGCTTAAAGCCGTTGCCAACATCAATGGCCCTATCCGTGATGCACTACTAGGTAAAGACGCTACGGCTCAAGCCGATCTTGATCAGATCATGATCGATGTCGATGGCACAGAGAACAAGGATAAGCTAGGCGCTAACGCGATCTTGGCTGTGTCTTTAGCTGCGGCCAAAGCGGCGGCGGCATTTAAAGGTGTACCTTTATATGCTCATATTGCCGACTTAAATGGTACTCCGGGCCAATACACTATGCCTGTGCCTATGATGAACATCATCAATGGCGGTGAGCATGCTGATAATAACGTCGACATTCAGGAATTCATGGTTCAGCCTGTTGGCGCTAAGAACTTTCGCGAAGCCTTACGTATGGGCGCTGAGATCTTCCATAACTTGAAGAAAGTACTTCAGGATAAGGGTTTGAACACGGCTGTCGGTGATGAAGGTGGTTTCGCTCCCGATTTGGCTTCAAACGCCGAAGCTCTGGCTGTGATCAAGGTTGCTGTCGAGAAAGCTGGCTACATATTAGGCGAAGATGTGACGCTTGCACTAGATTGTGCGGCTTCTGAATTCTATAAAGATGGCCAATATAATCTCGCTGGTGAAGGCAAAGTATTCAACGCTAATGGTTTCTCTGACTTCCTCAAAGAGCTGACTGAGCAATACCCTATCGCATCTATTGAAGATGGCTTAGACGAGTCAGATTGGGATGGTTGGGCATATCAGACTGAGATCTTAGGTGATAAGATCCAGTTAGTGGGTGACGATCTGTTTGTGACCAACACTAAGATCCTCAAGCGCGGTATCGATAACAAGATAGGTAACTCTATCCTTATCAAGTTTAACCAGATAGGTACGCTTACTGAGACCCTTGCGGCAATTCGTATGGCGAAAGAAGCGGGTTATACCGTGGTCATCTCTCATCGTAGTGGTGAGACTGAAGATTCGACTATCGCAGATCTTGCTGTCGGAACTTGTGCAGGGCAAATTAAGACTGGCTCTTTGAGTCGTTCAGATCGTATAGCCAAGTACAATCAGCTTCTTCGTATAGAAGAGCAGTTAGGCGAGAAAGCGCCTTATCTTGGTCGTAGCGAAATCAAGGGTCAATAA
- a CDS encoding CTP synthase codes for MTTRYIFVTGGVVSSLGKGIAAASLAAILEARGLNVTIMKLDPYINVDPGTMSPTQHGEVFVTEDGAETDLDLGHYERFIRTKMNRRNNFTTGRIYEEVLRKERRGDYLGATIQVIPHITNAIKARVLAGGEGHDVAIVEIGGTVGDIESLPFLESIRQLGVELGRDRTLFMHLTLVPFLGAAGEVKTKPTQHSVKELRSIGIAPDILICRGDRVLPANERAKISLFCNVEERAVISLKDVDSIYKIPALLKAQSLDDIVVKRFGIECKEADLHEWEQVIYQEANPTGDVIIGMVGKYIELPDAYKSVNEALKHAGLFNRVSVKIKYIDSQTLEAKGVEELQGLDGILVPGGFGERGVEGKILAAQFARENNVPYFGICLGMQVALIEFARNVAGLENAHSTEFNKQTPHPVVGLITEWINEDGAVEERHETSDLGGTMRLGAQLCHLSEGSKAAEAYKSNSCVERHRHRFEVNNKYKERLAKAGLIFSGLSSDRQLVEMIELPNHPWFVAGQFHPEFTSTPRDGQPLFIGFIAAANAYQKRDLG; via the coding sequence ATGACAACAAGGTATATCTTCGTTACTGGTGGCGTGGTTTCATCACTAGGTAAAGGCATTGCAGCAGCATCGTTAGCGGCAATTTTAGAGGCTCGAGGCCTAAACGTAACCATTATGAAGCTAGATCCATATATTAACGTGGATCCAGGCACCATGAGCCCGACTCAGCACGGGGAAGTGTTTGTTACCGAGGACGGAGCAGAGACTGATCTGGATCTAGGTCATTATGAACGTTTCATTCGTACCAAGATGAATCGTCGTAATAACTTCACTACAGGCCGTATCTATGAAGAAGTCCTTCGTAAAGAGCGTCGTGGTGACTATTTAGGTGCGACCATTCAGGTTATTCCTCACATTACTAACGCCATCAAAGCAAGAGTTCTTGCCGGTGGTGAAGGTCATGATGTCGCTATCGTCGAGATTGGCGGCACGGTTGGTGATATCGAATCACTGCCATTCTTAGAATCTATTCGTCAGTTAGGTGTCGAACTGGGTCGTGATCGTACCCTGTTTATGCACCTGACTCTAGTGCCTTTCCTAGGCGCTGCAGGCGAGGTTAAGACTAAGCCTACACAACATTCGGTGAAAGAGTTACGTTCTATCGGTATTGCTCCAGATATTCTTATCTGTCGTGGTGATCGTGTGCTTCCTGCCAATGAGAGAGCGAAAATCTCACTCTTCTGTAATGTTGAAGAACGTGCGGTTATTTCACTTAAAGATGTTGATAGCATCTACAAAATTCCAGCTCTACTCAAGGCTCAAAGCCTAGATGATATTGTAGTTAAGCGCTTCGGTATCGAATGTAAAGAGGCCGACCTTCATGAGTGGGAGCAAGTAATCTACCAAGAAGCCAACCCTACTGGTGATGTCATTATCGGTATGGTGGGTAAATATATTGAACTGCCAGATGCCTATAAGTCTGTCAATGAGGCCTTGAAGCATGCGGGTCTGTTTAACCGAGTATCGGTTAAAATTAAGTATATTGATTCCCAGACCCTTGAAGCTAAGGGTGTCGAAGAGCTACAAGGCTTGGACGGCATCTTAGTGCCGGGTGGTTTCGGTGAGCGTGGCGTAGAAGGTAAGATACTGGCTGCCCAGTTTGCTCGCGAAAACAATGTGCCATATTTTGGTATCTGCCTAGGCATGCAGGTCGCATTAATCGAGTTTGCACGAAACGTAGCAGGCTTGGAAAATGCTCATTCTACTGAATTTAACAAGCAAACGCCGCATCCTGTCGTTGGCTTGATCACCGAGTGGATTAATGAAGATGGTGCTGTTGAAGAGCGTCATGAAACATCAGACCTTGGTGGAACAATGCGCTTGGGTGCACAGCTTTGTCACCTTTCAGAGGGAAGTAAGGCTGCTGAAGCTTACAAAAGTAACTCTTGTGTTGAGCGTCATCGTCATCGTTTCGAAGTGAACAACAAGTATAAAGAACGTTTAGCGAAAGCTGGCCTCATTTTCAGTGGTCTTTCCTCTGACCGCCAGCTTGTTGAAATGATCGAACTACCAAATCATCCTTGGTTTGTTGCCGGTCAATTCCATCCTGAATTTACATCGACCCCACGTGATGGGCAGCCATTATTTATTGGCTTTATTGCAGCAGCCAACGCGTATCAGAAACGCGACTTAGGCTAA
- the mazG gene encoding nucleoside triphosphate pyrophosphohydrolase, whose product MRNSEIQPLLDVMTKLRDPQSGCPWDLAQSFSTIVPFTLEEAYEVADTIERMALDELPDELGDLLFQVVFYCQLGKEQGLFDFGDVVEKICNKLTSRHPHVFGSLKEASAEQVKQNWETIKAKERRDKSLYSVLDNIPLALPALTRSVKIQKRVARVGFDWDDLGPVVDKIHEEIDEVLHEVRQAPPIKAKIQDEMGDLLFAVTNLARHLGIEPEQALRQANAKFERRFRGVEALANESGKSMEEHSLIELDGYWDQVKREEVYK is encoded by the coding sequence ATGAGAAACAGTGAAATTCAACCTCTTCTGGATGTGATGACTAAGCTTAGAGACCCTCAATCGGGTTGTCCCTGGGATCTGGCACAATCATTCAGCACCATAGTGCCCTTCACCTTAGAAGAGGCCTATGAAGTTGCCGATACCATAGAGCGCATGGCCCTAGACGAGCTTCCCGATGAGCTGGGTGACTTGTTATTTCAAGTGGTGTTCTATTGTCAGCTGGGTAAAGAGCAAGGCTTGTTCGATTTTGGCGATGTAGTAGAGAAAATATGCAACAAGCTTACCTCGAGACATCCCCATGTGTTCGGCTCTCTTAAAGAGGCGAGCGCCGAGCAAGTAAAGCAAAACTGGGAAACCATAAAAGCCAAAGAGCGCAGGGATAAATCCCTTTACTCAGTATTGGATAACATTCCCCTTGCCTTACCGGCACTAACACGCTCGGTGAAAATTCAGAAGCGTGTGGCGCGGGTGGGCTTCGACTGGGATGATCTCGGCCCTGTTGTAGATAAAATCCATGAGGAGATCGATGAAGTATTGCATGAGGTTAGGCAAGCCCCGCCGATAAAAGCCAAGATACAAGATGAGATGGGCGATCTGTTATTTGCCGTGACGAATCTAGCGCGTCACTTAGGAATTGAACCCGAACAGGCCCTGCGTCAGGCAAATGCAAAATTTGAACGTCGTTTCAGAGGTGTCGAAGCCTTAGCAAACGAAAGCGGTAAGTCGATGGAGGAGCACAGCTTAATTGAGCTTGACGGCTATTGGGACCAGGTGAAGCGTGAAGAAGTGTACAAATAG
- the relA gene encoding GTP diphosphokinase yields MVSVREAHFSDPDFQLEEWVNRYISDTDEAQSLLELIRQVETMVSKHGNDTHLNQRFRELVEILAPLNMDIETLQASVLFVVYDAGILSKESLEESFGKRLATLVCSVETMNAIGALKINNQSRAAEPQIDNIRRMLLAMVEDVRAVVIKLAERICLLREVKNADEETRVLLAREIADIYAPLANRLGIGQLKWELEDISFRYLHPTTYKDIAKQLDGKRLHREVFIDNFVSQLQAKLDKDNIRAKVYGRPKHIYSIWKKMEGKDLKFDELFDVRAVRIVTDRLQDCYGALGVVHTLWHHIPREFDDYVANPKPNGYQSIHTIVMGPEGKTVEIQIRTEQMHEDAELGVAAHWKYKEGTSGGKQSGYEEKINWLRKILQWQEDVAESGNLVEEVRSQVFEDRVYVFTPSGEVVDLPLGSTVLDFAYYIHSHVGHKCIGAKVDGRIVPFIYQVEMGQRIEIITSKHPNPKRDWLNPNLGYIRSSRARSKIQHWFKQQDRDKNSAAGREMLETELSRVGLKLKDARSAVERFNMVSVDDLLAGIGGGDVRLNQVVNYVQSQMRKHERTDEEAVEDLVKKSQSKAGKKGKGQVEVNGVGNLMSHIARCCQPVPGDEIFGFITKGRGISVHRADCDQVKELIRAYPERTVDVVWGENYSGGYKIRLRIIANDRSGLLRDLTSVLAAEKTHVMAMSSSSDVKTQTAAIELELELYNIDGLSKVLAKINQVEGVSEARRL; encoded by the coding sequence ATGGTATCAGTTCGAGAAGCACATTTTAGTGATCCGGATTTCCAGCTGGAGGAGTGGGTCAATCGTTACATCAGTGATACGGATGAAGCCCAATCTTTACTCGAGCTGATCCGTCAGGTTGAAACCATGGTGTCGAAACATGGTAATGATACTCATCTGAACCAACGTTTCAGAGAGTTGGTAGAAATTCTCGCTCCCCTGAACATGGATATAGAAACCCTACAGGCATCTGTGCTTTTCGTGGTCTATGATGCCGGCATCTTATCTAAAGAATCTCTGGAGGAGTCTTTCGGCAAAAGGCTCGCGACCTTAGTGTGCAGCGTTGAAACCATGAATGCCATTGGCGCATTGAAAATCAATAACCAGTCCCGCGCCGCAGAGCCTCAGATAGATAACATACGTCGTATGTTACTGGCCATGGTGGAAGATGTCCGCGCCGTGGTGATCAAGCTTGCCGAACGTATCTGTCTGCTCAGAGAAGTGAAGAATGCTGATGAAGAGACCCGGGTACTCTTGGCCCGTGAAATTGCCGATATCTATGCGCCCTTAGCCAACAGGCTTGGAATAGGTCAACTTAAGTGGGAGCTGGAAGATATCTCATTTCGCTATCTTCATCCTACAACGTATAAAGATATCGCCAAACAGCTCGATGGTAAGCGGCTACATCGTGAAGTTTTCATTGATAATTTTGTCAGTCAGTTACAAGCCAAATTAGATAAAGATAATATCAGGGCCAAGGTATATGGCCGCCCTAAACATATCTACAGCATCTGGAAGAAGATGGAGGGCAAAGATCTTAAGTTCGATGAATTGTTCGATGTCCGTGCCGTGCGCATTGTCACCGACAGACTCCAGGACTGTTATGGAGCCTTAGGTGTAGTACATACACTCTGGCATCATATTCCCCGAGAGTTCGACGATTATGTCGCTAACCCTAAGCCCAATGGTTATCAGTCCATTCATACGATTGTTATGGGTCCCGAGGGCAAAACTGTCGAGATCCAGATCCGCACCGAGCAGATGCATGAAGATGCTGAGCTCGGGGTTGCCGCTCACTGGAAATATAAAGAGGGCACCAGTGGCGGTAAACAAAGTGGTTATGAAGAGAAGATTAACTGGCTGCGTAAAATCTTGCAGTGGCAAGAGGATGTGGCCGAGAGTGGTAACTTGGTCGAAGAAGTGCGCAGCCAAGTCTTCGAAGACAGGGTTTATGTGTTTACCCCCAGCGGCGAGGTGGTCGACCTACCGCTTGGTTCTACTGTGCTCGATTTTGCCTACTACATTCATTCCCATGTGGGACATAAGTGTATAGGGGCAAAAGTAGATGGTCGTATCGTGCCTTTTATCTATCAGGTGGAAATGGGCCAGCGTATCGAGATTATTACCTCTAAGCACCCTAATCCTAAACGCGACTGGCTTAATCCAAACTTAGGTTACATTCGCTCATCCCGAGCACGCTCTAAGATTCAGCACTGGTTTAAACAGCAAGATAGAGATAAGAATAGTGCCGCCGGCCGTGAGATGCTTGAAACAGAGCTATCCCGGGTGGGACTCAAGCTCAAAGATGCTCGAAGTGCGGTAGAGCGATTTAACATGGTGAGCGTGGATGACCTTTTGGCCGGGATAGGAGGCGGAGATGTCAGGCTCAATCAGGTCGTTAATTATGTACAGAGCCAGATGCGTAAGCATGAGCGAACCGATGAGGAAGCTGTCGAAGACCTGGTTAAGAAGAGTCAGAGTAAGGCGGGAAAGAAAGGTAAGGGTCAGGTAGAAGTTAATGGTGTGGGCAACTTGATGAGTCATATCGCACGTTGTTGCCAGCCAGTGCCCGGCGATGAGATCTTCGGTTTCATCACTAAGGGGCGCGGCATTTCGGTACACAGAGCCGATTGTGATCAAGTTAAAGAGTTAATACGCGCCTATCCTGAACGTACTGTCGATGTGGTGTGGGGAGAGAACTACTCCGGCGGCTATAAAATCCGCTTAAGGATCATCGCCAATGATCGTTCGGGTCTGTTGCGTGATTTGACCTCGGTACTTGCCGCCGAGAAAACCCATGTGATGGCGATGAGCTCATCATCGGACGTTAAGACCCAGACAGCCGCTATCGAACTCGAGCTTGAGTTGTATAATATCGATGGCTTATCTAAGGTACTGGCAAAAATTAATCAGGTCGAAGGCGTGAGTGAAGCCAGACGTTTATAA
- the rlmD gene encoding 23S rRNA (uracil(1939)-C(5))-methyltransferase RlmD, translated as MAQFFKAKPNSSKQMSPKISLDVTQLDHLGAGIAHHDGKIVFIPGALPGEHVKGQLTEQKKRHARAKLQEIVTPSQYRVTPKCAHYDQCGGCDLQHLSIDKQRNHKQDALVGLMAKLGQAEAETLAPALIGKEWDYRRRARLATFYDRKTKHTTLGFRAKASKQVVKIEHCPVLAAPLSDLILPLSQVLNRLASKKALGHVELIEASNGHFVVIRMTQSMADKDTEKLREFALSHKVSLIVQGNESDLTLIGDEAKTLVIGSNELPYYELDNGIKLSFTPGNFVQVNAEINNAMVNQAVDWLSVEPHERVLDLFCGVGNFSLPLAKKGASVIGVEGVPEMVQQAKLNATLSQLDNVSFFHTDLSADLSKESWLGKVDKLLLDPARAGAFESLQWLKKMKPKSIVYVSCDPATLARDSEPLLKHGYKLTKLALIDMFPQTHHIEAMALFELKGS; from the coding sequence ATGGCACAGTTTTTTAAAGCAAAACCAAATAGTTCTAAGCAAATGTCACCCAAAATAAGCTTAGACGTGACTCAGCTCGATCACTTAGGTGCGGGTATCGCTCACCATGATGGCAAGATTGTCTTCATACCCGGGGCGTTACCCGGTGAGCACGTGAAAGGGCAATTGACCGAGCAGAAGAAGCGTCACGCTCGTGCTAAATTGCAAGAGATTGTCACACCATCCCAATATCGAGTCACACCTAAATGTGCCCATTATGACCAATGTGGTGGTTGTGACCTGCAACATCTTTCAATCGATAAGCAACGTAACCATAAGCAAGATGCCTTAGTCGGTCTTATGGCGAAGTTGGGTCAGGCTGAAGCTGAGACTCTCGCACCGGCACTCATAGGTAAAGAATGGGATTATCGTCGCCGTGCCAGACTCGCGACCTTTTATGATAGGAAGACTAAGCATACCACTCTTGGCTTTAGGGCTAAGGCGAGTAAGCAAGTGGTTAAAATCGAGCATTGCCCTGTGTTGGCGGCGCCTCTGTCAGACTTAATTCTGCCTTTATCTCAGGTGTTGAATAGGCTCGCGAGTAAGAAGGCCTTGGGCCATGTAGAGCTTATCGAAGCCAGCAATGGACATTTTGTCGTTATCAGAATGACTCAATCCATGGCGGATAAAGATACTGAAAAATTGCGAGAATTTGCCCTAAGTCACAAGGTAAGCTTGATAGTACAAGGTAATGAATCCGATTTAACCTTGATTGGTGATGAAGCCAAAACGCTGGTTATTGGCTCAAATGAGCTGCCGTATTATGAATTGGATAACGGCATCAAACTGAGTTTCACTCCGGGTAATTTTGTACAGGTTAACGCCGAAATAAATAATGCTATGGTCAATCAAGCCGTAGACTGGTTATCCGTCGAACCCCATGAACGTGTGTTAGATCTCTTCTGTGGTGTCGGCAACTTCAGTCTGCCATTAGCTAAAAAAGGCGCCAGCGTTATAGGTGTTGAAGGTGTGCCTGAGATGGTGCAACAAGCCAAACTCAATGCCACTTTGAGCCAGTTAGATAATGTGTCTTTCTTTCACACAGATCTTAGCGCCGACCTTTCTAAAGAGTCCTGGCTAGGTAAAGTGGATAAGTTGCTATTAGATCCAGCCAGAGCCGGGGCTTTCGAGAGTCTGCAATGGCTGAAGAAAATGAAACCTAAATCAATTGTTTATGTGTCATGCGATCCGGCAACTCTGGCTCGAGACAGTGAGCCTCTGTTAAAGCATGGTTACAAGTTAACAAAGTTAGCTTTGATCGATATGTTTCCTCAAACACATCATATCGAAGCCATGGCCTTGTTCGAATTGAAGGGATCGTAG